The Streptococcus sp. 29896 genome includes a region encoding these proteins:
- a CDS encoding acetyl-CoA carboxylase biotin carboxylase subunit — protein sequence MFEKILIANRGEIAVRIIRAARELGIATVAVYSEADKEALHTMLADEAVCIGPARSTDSYLNMQAVISAAVVTGAQAIHPGFGFLSENSKFATLCEEVGIKFIGPSGTVMDTMGDKINARAEMIKAQVPVIPGSDGEVLTSQEALEIAEKIGYPVMLKASAGGGGKGIRKVEKAEDLVPAFESASSEAKAAFGNGAMYMERVVYPARHIEVQILADQNGHVIHLGERDCSLQRNNQKVLEEAPSIAIGQTMRDRIGQAAVRAAQSVGYENAGTIEFLLDEAKGEFYFMEMNTRVQVEHPVTEFVTGVDIVKEQIKIAAGQELSVRQEDVKITGHAIECRINAENPAFNFAPSPGKISNLYLPSGGVGLRVDSAVYPGYTIPPYYDSMIAKVIVHGENRFEALMKMQRALYELEIDGVMTNTDFQLDLISDKRVVAGDYDTAYLMEEFLPRYQEELKK from the coding sequence ATGTTTGAGAAGATTTTGATTGCCAATCGTGGTGAGATTGCGGTGCGGATTATTCGTGCGGCCAGGGAGTTGGGGATTGCGACGGTGGCTGTCTATTCAGAGGCTGACAAGGAAGCCCTCCACACTATGTTGGCAGATGAGGCTGTCTGTATCGGTCCAGCCCGTTCGACAGATTCCTATCTCAATATGCAGGCGGTCATCTCGGCAGCTGTTGTGACAGGTGCCCAGGCTATTCATCCTGGCTTTGGATTTTTGAGTGAAAACTCCAAATTCGCCACCCTCTGTGAAGAGGTTGGTATCAAGTTCATCGGTCCTTCTGGGACGGTCATGGATACCATGGGTGATAAAATCAATGCTCGGGCAGAGATGATTAAGGCTCAAGTGCCTGTTATTCCAGGATCAGACGGTGAAGTCTTAACAAGCCAAGAAGCCCTTGAAATCGCTGAAAAGATTGGCTACCCTGTCATGCTCAAGGCATCGGCTGGTGGTGGCGGTAAGGGGATTCGTAAGGTGGAAAAAGCCGAAGACCTAGTGCCTGCCTTTGAATCAGCTTCCAGCGAAGCCAAGGCAGCTTTTGGCAACGGTGCCATGTATATGGAGCGTGTCGTCTATCCAGCCCGCCACATTGAAGTACAGATTTTGGCAGACCAAAATGGTCATGTCATCCATCTGGGAGAACGGGACTGTTCCCTTCAACGCAACAACCAGAAGGTCTTGGAAGAAGCTCCGTCGATTGCTATCGGCCAGACCATGCGGGATCGTATCGGTCAAGCAGCAGTGCGGGCTGCCCAGTCAGTTGGCTATGAAAATGCAGGAACCATTGAGTTCCTATTGGATGAAGCCAAGGGCGAATTTTACTTCATGGAAATGAACACACGGGTGCAGGTGGAACATCCAGTTACCGAGTTTGTCACCGGTGTGGATATTGTCAAGGAGCAAATCAAGATCGCGGCTGGTCAGGAACTCAGCGTCCGTCAAGAAGATGTGAAGATTACAGGTCATGCTATTGAATGCCGGATCAATGCTGAAAATCCAGCCTTCAACTTCGCCCCAAGTCCAGGTAAGATTTCCAATCTCTATCTGCCAAGCGGTGGCGTTGGTTTGCGTGTGGATTCGGCAGTTTATCCGGGCTACACTATTCCGCCTTACTATGATTCTATGATTGCCAAGGTTATCGTGCATGGGGAAAATCGCTTTGAAGCCCTGATGAAGATGCAGCGAGCCCTCTACGAATTGGAAATTGACGGAGTGATGACCAATACCGACTTTCAGCTGGACTTGATTTCCGACAAGCGAGTGGTGGCTGGTGATTACGACACCGCCTACCTCATGGAAGAATTTTTACCCCGCTATCAGGAAGAATTAAAAAAGTAA
- the accD gene encoding acetyl-CoA carboxylase, carboxyltransferase subunit beta, with translation MALFRKKDKYIRINPNRSRIESAPQAKPEVPDELFSKCPACKEILYKKDLGLEKTCQHCSYNFRITAQERLALTVDEGSFEELFTGIETKNPLDFPNYLEKLAATRQKTGLDEAVLTGKATIGGQPVALGIMDSHFIMASMGTVVGEKITRLFELATEEQLPVVLFTASGGARMQEGIMSLMQMAKISAAVKRHSNAGLFYLTVLTDPTTGGVTASFAMEGDIILAEPQTLVGFAGRRVIESTVRENLPDDFQKAEFLQEHGFVDAIVKRQDLPTTISRLLRMHGGVR, from the coding sequence ATGGCTTTGTTTCGCAAAAAGGACAAATATATCCGCATCAACCCCAATCGTTCGCGGATAGAGTCAGCACCTCAAGCAAAGCCAGAGGTGCCAGATGAACTCTTTTCCAAATGCCCAGCTTGTAAGGAAATCCTCTACAAAAAGGATTTGGGATTAGAGAAAACCTGTCAACATTGTTCCTATAATTTTCGAATTACAGCCCAGGAACGCTTGGCATTGACAGTGGATGAAGGCTCGTTCGAGGAATTATTTACAGGGATTGAAACAAAAAATCCCTTGGACTTCCCTAATTATCTAGAAAAATTGGCAGCCACCCGTCAAAAGACAGGTTTGGACGAGGCTGTTTTGACAGGAAAGGCGACAATCGGAGGACAACCAGTTGCCCTTGGAATCATGGATTCTCACTTTATCATGGCTTCAATGGGAACGGTGGTCGGTGAGAAAATCACCCGCCTCTTTGAACTGGCTACTGAAGAGCAACTGCCAGTCGTCCTTTTTACCGCATCTGGCGGTGCTCGGATGCAGGAAGGCATTATGAGCCTGATGCAAATGGCTAAGATTTCGGCAGCTGTGAAACGCCATTCCAATGCTGGCCTCTTTTACCTGACGGTCTTGACAGACCCGACAACAGGAGGTGTGACGGCTAGTTTTGCTATGGAAGGCGATATTATCCTGGCTGAGCCACAGACTTTGGTTGGCTTTGCAGGCCGACGGGTTATTGAATCAACTGTACGTGAAAATCTGCCAGACGATTTCCAGAAGGCTGAATTTTTACAAGAACACGGCTTTGTCGATGCCATTGTCAAACGCCAGGACTTGCCAACGACCATTAGTCGCTTGTTGAGAATGCATGGAGGTGTCAGATGA
- a CDS encoding acetyl-CoA carboxylase carboxyl transferase subunit alpha: MTSDVARMIRLARDQARLTTLDYATQIFDDFIELHGDRNFRDDGAVVGGIGFLAGQPVTVIGIQKGKNLQDNLKRNFGQPHPEGYRKALRLMKQAEKFGRPVVTFINTAGAYPGVGAEERGQGEAIARNLMEMSDLKVPIIAIIIGEGGSGGALALAVADQVWMLENSMYAVLSPEGFASILWKDGSRAMEAAELMKITSYELEKLQVVDRVVLENGRATKEVLADLKENLVSQLAQLQALPLDELLENRYQRFRKY; encoded by the coding sequence ATGACCAGTGATGTAGCACGTATGATCCGTTTGGCACGTGACCAGGCTCGCCTGACGACCTTGGACTATGCCACACAGATTTTTGATGACTTTATCGAATTGCACGGCGATCGGAATTTCCGCGATGACGGAGCAGTTGTGGGTGGTATCGGCTTTCTAGCAGGTCAGCCAGTGACAGTTATCGGTATCCAAAAAGGGAAGAATCTTCAGGACAACCTTAAACGCAACTTTGGTCAGCCTCACCCAGAAGGCTACCGCAAGGCCCTTCGCCTCATGAAGCAGGCGGAGAAGTTTGGTCGCCCAGTTGTCACATTTATTAATACTGCAGGAGCTTATCCAGGCGTCGGTGCAGAGGAGCGTGGACAGGGCGAGGCCATTGCCCGCAACCTCATGGAGATGAGCGACCTCAAGGTGCCTATTATCGCCATTATCATCGGCGAGGGAGGTTCTGGTGGAGCCCTTGCCCTAGCAGTCGCAGATCAGGTCTGGATGCTGGAAAACTCCATGTACGCCGTCCTCAGCCCTGAAGGTTTCGCCTCTATCCTCTGGAAAGACGGCAGTCGGGCCATGGAAGCGGCAGAACTCATGAAGATCACTTCTTACGAGTTGGAGAAGCTCCAAGTGGTCGATCGGGTTGTTTTGGAAAATGGCAGAGCGACTAAGGAAGTCTTGGCTGACCTCAAGGAAAACCTGGTCAGCCAGTTGGCTCAATTACAAGCCTTGCCACTTGATGAGTTACTCGAAAACCGCTATCAACGCTTTAGAAAATACTAG
- a CDS encoding GNAT family N-acetyltransferase: MLVKAELSNAEELLPIQHRAFAALYETYQDQYNPAIESMDYFQSRFVRPNCSYYKIVEEGHTVGLVRTTVAEDADQGWLGLIGIDPDHRGKGFGHKAMLELEQLYPTVKRLVLCTVLQEPRLVAFYEKLGYKAIKTEPEQEGMDMVYMEKWLG; this comes from the coding sequence ATGTTAGTAAAAGCAGAACTATCAAACGCAGAAGAATTATTGCCTATTCAACACCGAGCCTTTGCAGCTTTATATGAAACCTATCAGGACCAATACAACCCTGCCATTGAAAGCATGGACTATTTCCAATCACGCTTTGTACGACCAAATTGCAGCTACTATAAGATTGTCGAAGAGGGTCATACAGTCGGACTGGTACGAACAACGGTCGCTGAAGATGCAGACCAGGGCTGGCTGGGTCTGATTGGCATTGATCCAGACCACAGAGGAAAAGGCTTTGGTCACAAGGCCATGTTAGAGTTAGAACAACTTTATCCAACGGTTAAGCGTTTGGTACTCTGTACCGTCTTACAGGAACCCAGATTAGTTGCTTTCTACGAAAAACTCGGTTACAAGGCTATCAAAACCGAACCTGAACAAGAAGGCATGGATATGGTCTATATGGAGAAGTGGCTAGGATAG
- a CDS encoding CPBP family intramembrane glutamic endopeptidase has translation MLETFSQRLEWICRKIWILLQAFLLLLLELIPTFILQKSTSSVAQWTAGLFSIAIMVFMCWLAERKGLAIWDRKFLNWKGLGLVALTLLFTSLSTALGHTIMDLQGIEDTGNQIGIEKLLQTIPFWLAFVRIACQAAITEEIIVRGYLFKKLFEKHKMLGIVVSGLIFAFLHGPTDLGSWIIYASPGFLMAYLYYKTDYLIYPIAVHFINNAWSVVAFYYF, from the coding sequence ATGTTAGAAACATTCAGTCAACGATTGGAATGGATTTGTAGGAAAATCTGGATTTTATTGCAGGCCTTTCTATTATTGCTTCTTGAACTCATTCCAACTTTCATATTGCAAAAATCCACCTCGTCAGTCGCTCAATGGACTGCCGGCCTATTTTCTATTGCTATTATGGTCTTTATGTGTTGGTTGGCAGAAAGGAAAGGGCTAGCCATTTGGGATAGAAAATTCCTGAATTGGAAGGGACTTGGACTGGTTGCACTGACCTTACTGTTCACCAGTCTTTCTACTGCCTTAGGGCATACTATCATGGACCTTCAAGGGATTGAAGATACCGGTAATCAGATTGGCATTGAAAAGCTGTTACAAACGATTCCTTTTTGGTTAGCCTTTGTCAGAATAGCCTGTCAGGCAGCCATTACCGAGGAGATCATTGTCAGAGGCTATCTGTTCAAAAAGTTATTTGAAAAGCACAAGATGTTAGGAATTGTAGTATCTGGTTTGATTTTTGCCTTCTTACATGGACCGACAGATTTGGGATCTTGGATCATTTATGCCAGCCCAGGATTTTTAATGGCTTATCTCTACTACAAGACAGATTACCTCATCTATCCTATAGCAGTGCATTTTATCAATAATGCCTGGTCGGTGGTGGCATTTTACTATTTTTAG
- a CDS encoding CPBP family intramembrane glutamic endopeptidase: MKKISQGMEWIGRKIWVILRAFGFLLIFVIPDLILEQSKSQVFLLLTGLATVGIVVFFWWRAEKNSLPVWDSKILSWDGLALVILAFAVMQLMDMFGLFLLELQGAETTANETLIMESLKGVPFWLATLTTALLPAVGEEVILRGYFFKKLFGSYVVFGIIASSLLFGLLHGPTDIGSWLIYAGSGIILSTLYHKTGYLIYPIAVHLVNNLIATIFYYL, translated from the coding sequence GTGAAAAAAATAAGTCAAGGTATGGAATGGATAGGCAGAAAGATTTGGGTTATCTTGAGAGCTTTTGGTTTTTTATTGATTTTTGTCATCCCAGATTTGATCCTGGAGCAATCCAAATCGCAGGTTTTTCTGCTGCTTACAGGGCTTGCGACAGTGGGAATTGTGGTCTTTTTCTGGTGGCGAGCTGAAAAAAATAGCCTTCCCGTCTGGGATTCCAAGATTCTTTCTTGGGATGGACTTGCCCTCGTCATCCTAGCCTTTGCAGTTATGCAGTTGATGGATATGTTTGGTTTGTTTTTATTGGAGCTACAAGGAGCAGAAACAACTGCCAATGAGACCTTGATTATGGAATCCTTGAAAGGGGTCCCGTTTTGGCTAGCAACCCTGACCACTGCTCTACTACCGGCAGTTGGAGAAGAAGTCATCTTGCGGGGATATTTTTTCAAAAAGTTATTTGGTTCCTATGTTGTGTTTGGTATTATCGCCTCAAGCCTTCTTTTTGGATTGCTTCATGGACCAACGGATATCGGTTCATGGTTGATTTATGCGGGGAGTGGTATTATTTTGTCAACTCTCTATCATAAAACAGGCTATTTGATTTACCCGATTGCAGTGCACTTGGTAAACAATCTAATCGCAACTATTTTCTATTATCTATAA
- a CDS encoding PspC domain-containing protein yields the protein MKKKLYKDKSRKELSGVIAGLYDYFDLYGNYGWKLENVRWVIVILAIVTNLPFLTTYIILALLLPDKSEIS from the coding sequence ATGAAAAAGAAATTGTACAAAGATAAAAGTCGCAAGGAACTTTCTGGTGTCATCGCTGGCCTTTATGATTATTTTGATCTCTATGGAAACTATGGCTGGAAGCTGGAAAATGTTCGATGGGTTATTGTCATCTTAGCAATTGTGACCAATTTACCCTTTTTAACCACCTATATCATCTTAGCCCTACTCTTACCCGACAAATCCGAAATCAGCTAA
- the serS gene encoding serine--tRNA ligase yields the protein MLDIKRIRTDFDGVAAKLATRGVAAETLANIKELDAKRREILVTVEELKAERNTVSAEIAQAKRNKENADDKIAAMQKLSADVKNLDAELLEIDEKLNAILAVLPNTPHDSVPVGADEEENVEVRRWGTPREFTFEPKAHWDLGEDLDILDWERGAKVTGARFLFYKNLGARLERALYNFMLDEHIAEGYQEIITPYMVNHDSMFGTGQYPKFKEDTFELADTNFVLIPTAEVPLTNYYRNEILEEKDLPIYFTAMSPSFRSEAGSAGRDTRGLIRLHQFHKVEMVKFATPEQSYDELEKMTANAENILQKLGLPYRVLALCTGDTGFSAAKTYDLEVWIPAQNAYREISSCSNTEDFQARRAQIRYRDAADGKVKLLHTLNGSGLAVGRTVAAILENYQNEDGSVTIPEVLRPYMGGAEVIKP from the coding sequence ATGCTAGATATCAAACGTATTCGTACAGATTTTGACGGAGTGGCTGCCAAATTAGCTACTCGTGGTGTGGCTGCCGAAACATTGGCAAACATCAAGGAATTGGATGCAAAACGCCGTGAAATCTTGGTTACTGTAGAAGAATTAAAAGCAGAGCGCAACACCGTTTCTGCGGAGATTGCCCAAGCAAAACGCAACAAGGAAAATGCGGACGACAAGATTGCTGCCATGCAAAAATTGTCTGCCGATGTAAAAAACTTGGATGCTGAACTCTTGGAAATTGATGAAAAACTAAATGCCATCCTTGCAGTTCTTCCAAATACGCCGCACGATTCTGTCCCTGTTGGTGCAGATGAAGAAGAAAACGTGGAGGTTCGTCGTTGGGGAACACCTCGTGAATTCACTTTCGAGCCAAAAGCTCACTGGGATTTGGGCGAAGACCTCGATATTCTGGACTGGGAACGTGGCGCAAAAGTAACTGGTGCCCGCTTCCTCTTCTACAAGAACTTGGGTGCCCGCTTAGAACGCGCCCTCTACAACTTCATGTTGGACGAGCATATCGCAGAAGGCTACCAAGAAATCATCACACCTTACATGGTCAACCATGACTCTATGTTCGGTACTGGTCAATATCCTAAGTTCAAGGAAGATACTTTTGAGTTGGCAGATACCAACTTCGTCCTCATCCCAACTGCGGAAGTCCCATTGACTAACTACTACCGCAACGAGATTTTGGAAGAAAAAGACCTGCCAATCTACTTCACAGCCATGAGCCCATCTTTCCGTTCTGAAGCTGGTTCTGCTGGTCGTGACACCCGTGGTCTGATCCGCCTTCACCAATTCCACAAGGTTGAAATGGTCAAATTTGCCACACCAGAACAATCTTATGATGAATTGGAAAAAATGACAGCAAACGCAGAGAATATTCTCCAAAAACTAGGCTTGCCTTACCGCGTTTTGGCCCTCTGTACAGGCGATACGGGCTTCTCAGCTGCTAAGACCTATGACTTGGAAGTCTGGATTCCTGCCCAAAATGCCTACCGTGAAATCTCAAGCTGTTCAAACACAGAAGATTTCCAAGCCCGTCGTGCCCAAATCCGCTACCGCGATGCTGCTGACGGCAAGGTTAAATTGCTCCATACCCTCAACGGTTCAGGTCTAGCTGTTGGTCGTACCGTGGCAGCCATTCTTGAAAACTACCAAAATGAAGACGGCTCTGTCACTATCCCAGAAGTTCTCCGTCCATACATGGGTGGGGCGGAAGTTATCAAACCTTAG
- a CDS encoding YSIRK-type signal peptide-containing protein (The YSIRK form of extended signal peptide directs nascent proteins to the cross-wall site, while signal peptides lacking YSIRK direct proteins instead to the cell pole. A large fraction of YSIRK proteins are surface proteins anchored by sortase-mediated processing of a C-terminal LPXTG motif.) produces MNRQDKNYQKLYHYSIRKRNWGVGSVVVGVFLAGMLQAPTVLANSEVAEAGPNTV; encoded by the coding sequence ATGAATAGACAAGATAAAAATTATCAAAAACTGTATCATTATTCGATACGTAAGCGAAATTGGGGCGTTGGTTCAGTAGTTGTTGGTGTCTTCCTAGCAGGTATGCTACAAGCTCCAACAGTTTTGGCAAACTCAGAAGTAGCGGAGGCAGGACCAAACACCGTTTAG